From Leptospira stimsonii, a single genomic window includes:
- a CDS encoding MXAN_6521/LA_1396 family lipoprotein: MVKNIIFFFSLLFITANCTVKYIKAGPTWEKDLGTFKRLAVQVPAESEAGESEKKLASKIAENYLSHHKEFIIYPYKAGAAACGSSDKKVQGIFQLKILEKETPNQVELTALGKVIHCKKGETLWEGLAENSYTKNTEENQSLINTYTQLYGKEIAGKVNPYFFLLQTLLEKLDSPTLTEDEKDEKIEVESR, from the coding sequence ATGGTCAAAAATATCATATTCTTCTTCTCCTTACTTTTTATCACCGCGAACTGTACTGTAAAGTATATCAAAGCAGGACCGACTTGGGAAAAGGATCTCGGCACTTTCAAACGTTTAGCGGTTCAGGTGCCGGCGGAAAGCGAGGCCGGAGAATCCGAAAAAAAATTAGCCTCAAAGATCGCAGAAAATTATCTTTCCCATCATAAGGAATTTATCATATATCCTTACAAAGCCGGCGCCGCCGCTTGCGGGAGTTCCGATAAAAAAGTACAAGGAATCTTTCAATTGAAAATTCTCGAGAAAGAAACCCCCAATCAGGTGGAACTGACCGCGCTTGGAAAAGTCATCCATTGCAAAAAGGGAGAAACACTCTGGGAAGGTCTGGCGGAAAATTCTTATACTAAGAATACGGAAGAAAATCAATCCCTGATCAACACATACACGCAACTCTATGGCAAAGAAATCGCCGGCAAAGTGAATCCTTACTTCTTTTTACTTCAGACTCTTTTGGAAAAATTGGACAGCCCGACCTTGACCGAAGACGAAAAAGACGAGAAGATCGAAGTGGAATCGAGATAA
- a CDS encoding LIC12338 family lipoprotein, which translates to MKKFRTFLFAGIVSAVVLSSLFLGACKKEEKDNKLQIGALLWIASQPYVEQSKTGFFIIVPKGIAQ; encoded by the coding sequence ATGAAGAAATTTCGTACGTTTCTATTTGCGGGAATCGTTTCCGCAGTGGTTCTGAGCTCTCTTTTCCTAGGGGCTTGTAAAAAAGAAGAAAAAGATAACAAACTTCAAATCGGCGCCCTTCTTTGGATCGCGAGCCAGCCTTATGTGGAACAAAGTAAAACCGGTTTTTTTATCATCGTTCCGAAGGGAATCGCGCAGTGA
- a CDS encoding sterol desaturase family protein, which yields MEINLVTIAIPFFFLLIFLEMGYSAYRKRKLYRLNDSINDLSAGTASEVIGVFTKLVTLTAYIYLYNNFRIFNLPSWPGEAMSIVPAGTLGLSSTTWAWVLVVGVWILCGIGYDLAYYWNHRLSHEINFLWAGHVVHHQSEEYNLTVALRQAAFHGIFTWVFYLPLALIGFSPIVLILNGQISLIYQFWIHTKAIDKLPRWFEAIFNTPSHHRVHHGINPKYIDKNHAGILILFDKLFGTFEPEVEEPVYGTVKPLQSFNPIWANLHYWWEMIDLARKSPRWSDKIKAFFAAPGWRPKELGGQYPIPEVSAKTFHKYDIEIPKGLSIYSLVWFILTVGLAFGMLLKVKSLPWINIQVISGITLLSLLTLGGILERKRWALFVEPIRLAILVAGAYLLSGAFNITIGTLALSLISSVWFLSYRSSFAEGKEIDPVQDILRRTA from the coding sequence ATGGAAATCAATCTAGTCACGATCGCAATTCCATTCTTCTTTTTACTCATTTTTTTAGAAATGGGATATTCTGCGTATCGCAAGCGAAAACTCTATCGGTTGAACGATTCAATCAACGATCTGTCCGCGGGCACTGCGAGCGAGGTAATCGGAGTCTTCACGAAGCTCGTTACTTTGACCGCTTACATCTATCTTTACAACAATTTTAGAATTTTCAATCTTCCTTCGTGGCCGGGGGAAGCGATGTCGATCGTTCCGGCTGGAACATTGGGTTTGAGTTCCACCACTTGGGCTTGGGTTTTGGTCGTGGGAGTTTGGATTCTTTGCGGAATCGGATACGACCTCGCTTACTACTGGAACCACAGACTCAGTCATGAAATCAATTTTCTCTGGGCCGGACACGTTGTGCACCATCAAAGTGAAGAATACAATCTCACCGTTGCTTTGAGACAGGCCGCTTTCCACGGAATTTTTACCTGGGTCTTTTACTTACCGTTGGCTCTGATCGGTTTTTCTCCGATCGTCCTGATTCTAAACGGACAAATCAGTCTCATCTATCAATTCTGGATTCATACAAAAGCGATCGATAAACTTCCTCGTTGGTTTGAAGCGATCTTCAATACTCCTTCGCATCACCGTGTTCATCATGGAATCAATCCGAAATACATCGATAAAAATCACGCGGGGATCCTGATTCTTTTCGATAAACTGTTCGGTACCTTTGAACCGGAGGTGGAAGAACCGGTCTATGGAACCGTGAAACCGCTTCAGAGTTTCAATCCGATCTGGGCCAACCTACACTATTGGTGGGAAATGATCGATCTTGCGCGGAAATCACCTCGCTGGTCCGATAAAATCAAAGCCTTCTTCGCGGCGCCGGGTTGGAGACCGAAAGAACTCGGCGGTCAATATCCGATTCCGGAAGTTTCCGCAAAAACATTCCATAAATATGATATAGAAATTCCAAAAGGATTGAGTATCTATTCTCTCGTATGGTTTATTCTCACAGTCGGGCTCGCATTCGGTATGCTCCTAAAAGTGAAAAGCCTTCCTTGGATCAATATCCAAGTAATCAGCGGAATTACTCTTCTTTCTCTCCTCACGTTAGGCGGAATTCTGGAAAGAAAACGTTGGGCCTTGTTTGTGGAACCGATTCGTCTTGCGATATTAGTCGCGGGAGCCTACTTACTTTCCGGCGCTTTTAACATTACGATCGGAACCCTCGCGCTGAGTTTGATTTCTTCCGTTTGGTTTTTAAGCTACCGTTCTTCCTTTGCGGAAGGAAAGGAAATCGATCCGGTTCAGGACATTCTAAGAAGAACCGCCTAA
- a CDS encoding TIGR04282 family arsenosugar biosynthesis glycosyltransferase — protein sequence MHAKESLILFLRNPVLGRVKTRLAKTLGEQTALSVYEQLLEITKRQLQNLEIPVRLYFDSNPDFVSPDWGKQTSVHLQSGNDLGERMQNAFLESFQNGAENVVIIGSDCPDLETKHIREAFSALRSKDAVIGPAQDGGYYLLGLKTVYPEIFKNIPWSGDRVFAITLEKLQLFRKDVWILPLLNDIDEEIDLGPYLQSGKLVI from the coding sequence ATGCACGCAAAAGAATCCTTAATTCTCTTCTTAAGAAATCCCGTATTAGGTCGTGTAAAAACGCGCCTTGCCAAAACCTTGGGAGAACAAACCGCTCTTTCCGTTTACGAACAACTTTTAGAAATCACCAAAAGACAACTTCAAAATTTGGAAATACCGGTTCGACTCTACTTTGATTCAAACCCGGATTTCGTTTCTCCCGATTGGGGAAAACAGACGAGCGTCCATCTTCAATCCGGAAACGATCTCGGCGAAAGGATGCAAAACGCATTTTTAGAATCGTTTCAAAACGGCGCCGAAAACGTTGTTATCATCGGAAGCGACTGTCCTGACTTGGAGACAAAACATATCCGAGAAGCTTTTTCGGCATTAAGGTCCAAAGACGCGGTGATCGGACCGGCACAAGACGGCGGTTATTATCTGCTCGGCTTAAAAACGGTTTATCCGGAAATCTTTAAGAACATTCCTTGGAGCGGCGATCGAGTTTTCGCGATTACATTAGAAAAACTGCAATTATTCAGAAAAGACGTTTGGATTCTTCCTTTATTAAACGACATCGACGAAGAGATCGACTTGGGTCCGTATCTCCAATCCGGAAAACTGGTGATCTGA
- a CDS encoding ABC transporter substrate-binding protein, giving the protein MKKLISILFLFSLFLPTLLFSQNSAESNPSQTQEGANTTPPEETPSDEEQITSTVKKLIGFIRYKKNDKAIAIIHVKQFSNQLLKSSGKIADADRKEFESAISDFIVHRSFPIAHKYFDKIDINYEKPVIKGENATLASSIIWNGSERITFSWILSKIDGTWFVTDFLNEGKYASETNRTKSVDPSIKKNGIKQTIALIKREAKN; this is encoded by the coding sequence GTGAAAAAACTTATTTCCATTCTTTTTCTTTTCTCCTTGTTCCTTCCCACTCTGCTCTTTTCCCAAAATTCCGCAGAATCGAATCCTTCCCAAACGCAAGAAGGCGCGAACACAACTCCTCCGGAAGAAACTCCTTCCGATGAAGAACAGATCACTTCCACCGTAAAAAAACTGATCGGTTTTATTCGCTATAAGAAGAATGATAAGGCGATCGCGATCATTCACGTAAAACAGTTCAGCAATCAACTTCTGAAATCATCGGGAAAAATCGCAGATGCGGATCGGAAAGAATTCGAGTCGGCGATCTCCGATTTTATCGTACATCGTAGTTTTCCCATCGCTCACAAATACTTCGATAAGATCGATATCAATTATGAAAAACCCGTGATCAAAGGGGAGAACGCGACTCTTGCTTCTTCGATCATCTGGAACGGTTCGGAAAGAATCACATTCTCTTGGATCTTAAGTAAAATCGATGGAACCTGGTTTGTAACGGACTTCTTAAACGAAGGCAAATACGCTTCGGAAACGAATAGAACGAAATCGGTAGATCCTTCCATCAAAAAGAACGGGATCAAACAAACCATCGCTCTGATCAAAAGAGAAGCTAAGAACTAA
- a CDS encoding molybdate metabolism regulator produces MIQDYLLKDENGALLFWQSEIYEKNLVITEGRFGIERRVEMKAYFDEKEVFQNLESLRNDKFKEGFTRASQLDPNMENEILIKIEKESDFHIQLEIAESLLSNVSDSNRKKLLKSLVRDCDCVLMGLGTADGEDYDGEDEYYPQMIQEETGLTPESSRNIYKKKFFAYENLLESE; encoded by the coding sequence ATGATTCAAGACTATCTACTTAAAGATGAGAATGGCGCATTGCTCTTCTGGCAATCCGAAATCTATGAAAAAAATCTGGTGATCACTGAAGGTCGATTCGGAATCGAGCGTAGGGTTGAAATGAAAGCGTATTTCGATGAGAAAGAAGTTTTTCAGAATTTGGAAAGTTTACGAAACGATAAATTCAAAGAAGGATTTACAAGAGCTTCCCAACTCGACCCAAACATGGAAAACGAGATCCTAATAAAAATCGAAAAAGAATCCGATTTTCACATTCAACTTGAAATAGCAGAATCTCTACTCTCGAACGTCAGTGATTCCAATCGAAAAAAACTTTTGAAATCTCTTGTAAGGGATTGTGATTGTGTGCTCATGGGACTTGGAACCGCGGACGGAGAAGATTACGACGGCGAAGACGAATACTATCCACAAATGATCCAAGAAGAAACGGGCCTGACACCCGAAAGCTCTCGAAACATTTATAAAAAGAAATTTTTCGCCTACGAAAACTTATTAGAATCGGAATAA
- a CDS encoding GNAT family N-acetyltransferase has product MNPLGRIEFLHPSKTMEKNILLEPISEKHAESIAIHANSQNVFSGLRGAFPFPYLLQDALDYIRACLRDSRSRTFAIVLEGKAIGVINLLFKEDVYRFNAEIGYWIGEEFWNRGIITKAIASIINIAYTEHGLHRVYAEVFSNQPASARALEKNGFVLEGTQKEAVFKNGVFLDQWIYSRLRTPSK; this is encoded by the coding sequence ATGAATCCTTTAGGAAGAATCGAATTCTTACATCCGTCCAAAACTATGGAAAAGAACATTCTTTTAGAACCCATTTCGGAAAAACACGCGGAGTCGATCGCGATCCACGCAAATTCTCAAAACGTCTTTTCGGGATTAAGAGGAGCGTTTCCGTTTCCTTATCTTTTGCAAGACGCCCTTGATTACATTCGCGCTTGTCTTCGGGATTCTCGATCCAGAACGTTTGCGATCGTCTTGGAGGGAAAGGCGATCGGCGTCATCAATCTGTTATTCAAAGAGGACGTCTATCGGTTCAATGCGGAAATCGGTTATTGGATCGGAGAAGAATTTTGGAATCGCGGAATTATCACGAAGGCCATCGCGTCCATTATCAATATTGCATATACCGAACACGGGCTTCACAGAGTATACGCCGAAGTCTTTTCAAATCAACCCGCGTCCGCCAGAGCCCTTGAAAAAAACGGCTTCGTTTTAGAAGGAACACAAAAAGAAGCGGTGTTTAAGAATGGGGTCTTTTTGGATCAATGGATTTATTCCCGTCTTCGAACGCCTTCGAAATAA
- a CDS encoding helix-turn-helix domain-containing protein has protein sequence MLELFSSLTEVLIQFGGCLGLLMGIGRYPALKQKTIQTFFVSALFISTGITQCILSGVFSGWIYRFPNFLILLPFSLAIYGPIEHYYTTSLLKEKFSFGWKEILHLIPVILILILSIPFFLKTEELKKRIVFEIWNQNSFESMNLLIYFSTFCVTGYNLYLFWIYFRNSKTAPILPAFRLGIFMIPFRLIATLLLIYGHFTLNFTLLKTGAVLVSMILIQLYVFSVGNPESLALFIQEVRKNRYERSLLIGLDTESIQKKLNECMEQRQLYKQEDLTLKELADSVSITSHQLSEFLNEKIRMNFPSFINQYRISEAKKILLNEPERTVLSIAYEVGFNSKSSFNQAFLRFTGKTPKEYRKKGFGK, from the coding sequence ATGTTAGAACTTTTTTCTTCCCTTACAGAAGTTTTGATTCAGTTCGGCGGTTGCCTTGGTTTGCTCATGGGAATCGGTCGTTATCCAGCTCTGAAACAAAAAACCATCCAAACTTTTTTTGTTTCGGCTCTTTTCATATCCACCGGAATTACACAGTGTATTCTTTCCGGTGTCTTTAGCGGTTGGATCTATCGATTTCCGAACTTCCTAATTCTGCTTCCCTTCTCTCTTGCGATTTACGGTCCGATCGAACATTACTACACCACTTCGCTCTTAAAGGAAAAGTTCAGCTTTGGTTGGAAAGAAATTCTACATTTGATACCGGTGATCCTGATTCTTATTCTTTCAATTCCATTCTTCCTAAAAACGGAAGAGTTAAAAAAAAGAATCGTTTTTGAAATCTGGAATCAAAACTCGTTCGAGTCTATGAATCTTCTCATCTATTTTTCAACTTTTTGTGTGACCGGTTACAACCTTTATCTTTTTTGGATTTACTTTCGAAATTCGAAAACGGCTCCTATTTTACCCGCCTTCCGTCTCGGAATCTTTATGATTCCGTTTCGATTGATCGCGACTCTTCTCCTGATCTATGGTCACTTCACTTTGAATTTTACTCTTTTAAAAACCGGCGCCGTTCTGGTTAGTATGATTCTGATTCAGCTGTATGTTTTTTCCGTCGGAAATCCGGAATCTCTGGCCTTGTTTATCCAAGAAGTAAGAAAGAATCGTTACGAACGTTCTCTTCTGATCGGATTGGATACGGAATCGATTCAGAAAAAGTTGAACGAGTGTATGGAACAACGTCAACTCTACAAACAGGAAGATCTGACTCTGAAAGAGTTGGCGGACTCTGTTTCTATTACGAGCCATCAGCTCTCCGAATTTTTAAACGAAAAAATAAGAATGAATTTTCCGAGTTTTATCAATCAATATAGAATTTCAGAAGCAAAAAAAATCCTTCTCAATGAACCGGAACGTACCGTACTTTCAATCGCCTATGAGGTCGGCTTTAACTCCAAGTCTTCTTTCAACCAAGCTTTTCTTCGTTTTACTGGAAAAACTCCGAAGGAATATCGTAAAAAAGGATTTGGTAAATAA
- a CDS encoding helix-turn-helix domain-containing protein, whose translation MKRESISFQIDPKQTMILISSIGILLSSKPVLFFVLGILLLPDWKWIFSSFEISHSFLRLIDKTKLETQKNTIQPGRTVFENSVNEGKKYSLLEGLDLEEQKQKLERLMNQERIFLDEELRLPTLASEMKLSVHCLSALLNEFIGKNFNEYVNEFRIAEAKKMLLEEKDRSVLSIGLAVGFNSYSAFLRSFMKSELQTPKKFRSRSKLPQ comes from the coding sequence ATGAAACGCGAATCCATCTCTTTCCAAATCGACCCAAAACAAACGATGATACTGATTTCATCGATCGGAATTCTTCTCTCTTCCAAACCTGTTCTCTTTTTTGTTTTGGGAATTCTCCTTTTACCGGATTGGAAATGGATTTTTTCCTCTTTTGAAATTTCCCACTCGTTCCTTCGGCTAATCGACAAAACAAAGTTAGAAACTCAAAAAAATACGATTCAACCAGGAAGAACCGTTTTCGAGAATTCAGTGAACGAAGGAAAAAAATATTCCCTTCTGGAAGGTTTGGATTTGGAAGAACAAAAACAAAAGTTGGAACGATTGATGAATCAGGAACGCATTTTCTTGGATGAAGAACTTCGTCTACCGACTTTGGCCTCGGAAATGAAACTTTCCGTACACTGCCTTTCCGCTTTGTTAAACGAATTCATCGGAAAAAATTTTAACGAATATGTAAACGAATTTAGGATTGCTGAAGCAAAAAAAATGCTTCTGGAAGAAAAGGATCGTTCCGTTCTTTCGATCGGACTTGCGGTGGGATTCAATTCCTATTCCGCATTCTTGAGATCTTTTATGAAATCGGAATTACAAACGCCTAAAAAATTCAGAAGCAGATCAAAACTTCCACAATAG
- a CDS encoding saccharopine dehydrogenase family protein yields MAAKKKNWLLYGANGYTGELIARKAVERGAKPILAGRSELKIRALAEELGLSFRIFSLENATDVESQIADCFAVLHCAGPFVETAVPMANACISSGVHYLDITGEIPVYEKLYALSAKAHAKKVMLLPGVGFDIVPTDCLAVMLKEKLPKAHFLELGFSGFTDISRGTLKSALAQMPYGSKVRRNGKIETIPQLSLKKVVEISGSYAEFFAIPWGDVFTAFVSTGIPNITVYSSLPASQAKLLKWLQPTTTLLKSSLILKGMQKLVELTVSGPGDEKRKSGSVLLWGEAWTEASSKKVSIRMRCAEGYEFTIESALAAIAKVEKGKTESGFTTPAKVFGSKFVLEIPGTKILS; encoded by the coding sequence ATGGCGGCAAAGAAAAAGAACTGGCTCCTTTACGGAGCAAACGGTTATACCGGAGAGTTGATCGCGAGGAAGGCTGTGGAAAGGGGAGCGAAACCCATTCTCGCTGGAAGATCGGAACTGAAGATTCGTGCACTCGCGGAAGAGCTCGGATTATCCTTTCGAATCTTTTCTTTGGAGAACGCTACGGATGTAGAAAGTCAGATCGCGGATTGTTTTGCCGTCTTACACTGCGCAGGTCCTTTTGTAGAGACCGCGGTTCCCATGGCGAACGCTTGTATCTCTTCCGGAGTTCACTACTTGGATATCACGGGTGAGATTCCCGTTTACGAAAAACTGTATGCTCTCTCAGCCAAAGCACATGCAAAAAAAGTAATGCTTCTTCCTGGAGTCGGTTTTGATATCGTTCCTACGGATTGTCTTGCGGTAATGCTCAAAGAAAAACTTCCGAAAGCTCATTTTTTAGAATTGGGCTTTTCCGGATTTACGGATATTTCACGCGGAACTCTCAAGAGCGCCTTAGCTCAGATGCCTTACGGAAGTAAGGTGAGAAGAAACGGAAAGATCGAAACGATTCCTCAGCTCAGTTTAAAAAAAGTCGTTGAGATCAGCGGAAGTTATGCGGAATTTTTTGCGATTCCTTGGGGGGATGTTTTCACGGCTTTTGTTTCCACGGGAATTCCGAATATTACGGTATATTCTTCTCTGCCGGCTTCTCAAGCGAAACTTTTGAAATGGTTACAACCCACAACGACGCTTCTCAAAAGTTCGCTTATTCTCAAAGGAATGCAGAAACTTGTCGAACTCACCGTGAGTGGTCCGGGGGATGAAAAGAGAAAGAGCGGGTCGGTTCTTCTTTGGGGTGAGGCTTGGACGGAAGCGAGTTCTAAAAAGGTATCGATTCGGATGCGCTGTGCGGAAGGTTATGAATTTACGATCGAATCTGCGTTAGCCGCCATCGCAAAAGTAGAAAAAGGAAAAACGGAATCCGGTTTTACTACCCCAGCAAAAGTTTTCGGTTCGAAGTTCGTTTTGGAAATTCCCGGAACGAAGATTTTATCCTGA
- a CDS encoding LIC_12337 family protein → MKKSWIYFLFAGVLFLGTGLTFRSDRVPFFVREDSPKPFPVRLELLQPLKANADTWGFVRQSATWARGNSLFMDDLVFAIRKNFPLGTTANITLPNQNLNGQSFTLRLKLNSGAVSYRPSTLGAAASYTNFFELRSTGDNQPALQFFFDDNPRDASGDGAVLLYQLSRLDPVRWSGATAIIESYVVQPVVTGFANQGLIQTYSWKGPLGSDALGQDVDTGRVILEEMDNRTIFCFKSVVSFFGNTDLVTINAGTTALGYAHNQGLCPGAGREYYKLAYSQKLDGNLNVTAKGGLEQAGITPGQAITCTPTVNQFIPFTPTYGLFNFNGFVAEGVAASAIPSDYVPSSRVDTLYDRVGTVGKSAATTSPATSSWDTLTQAYVDAITVTFAAVP, encoded by the coding sequence ATGAAAAAATCTTGGATCTACTTTCTTTTCGCAGGCGTTTTGTTTTTAGGAACCGGGTTGACCTTTCGTTCGGATCGGGTTCCTTTTTTTGTGAGAGAGGATTCTCCAAAACCCTTTCCGGTTCGTCTCGAATTGTTACAACCCCTCAAAGCAAACGCGGACACATGGGGATTTGTTCGTCAATCTGCGACTTGGGCGAGAGGAAATTCCCTCTTCATGGATGATCTGGTATTTGCGATCCGGAAAAATTTTCCTTTGGGAACGACCGCCAACATCACCCTTCCCAATCAAAACTTGAACGGACAATCGTTTACTCTTCGTTTGAAATTGAATTCTGGAGCCGTTTCTTACAGACCGAGCACGTTAGGCGCCGCGGCTTCTTATACGAACTTTTTCGAACTTCGATCTACGGGAGACAACCAACCCGCGCTCCAATTCTTTTTTGACGATAATCCGAGAGACGCGAGTGGAGACGGAGCCGTGCTCCTCTATCAATTGAGTCGATTGGATCCGGTTCGTTGGAGTGGCGCCACCGCGATCATTGAAAGTTACGTCGTGCAACCGGTCGTTACCGGATTTGCGAACCAAGGTTTGATCCAAACGTATTCTTGGAAAGGACCTCTCGGATCGGACGCGCTCGGTCAAGACGTGGATACGGGAAGAGTGATTTTAGAAGAGATGGACAATCGGACGATCTTTTGTTTCAAATCGGTCGTGAGTTTTTTTGGAAACACCGACTTGGTAACGATCAATGCGGGTACAACGGCGCTCGGTTATGCTCACAACCAAGGCCTTTGTCCCGGCGCGGGAAGAGAATACTATAAACTCGCATACAGTCAAAAGTTGGACGGTAATCTAAACGTCACAGCGAAGGGAGGTTTGGAACAAGCTGGAATTACACCTGGGCAAGCGATCACTTGCACGCCGACCGTGAATCAGTTCATTCCGTTTACGCCGACCTATGGTCTGTTTAATTTTAATGGATTTGTCGCGGAAGGTGTCGCGGCCTCGGCGATTCCATCGGATTACGTTCCATCTTCCAGAGTGGATACATTGTATGACCGTGTCGGAACCGTGGGAAAATCCGCGGCGACTACGAGCCCCGCGACTTCCAGCTGGGATACGTTGACTCAAGCCTATGTCGATGCGATCACCGTGACGTTTGCGGCGGTACCTTGA
- a CDS encoding LA_2478/LA_2722/LA_4182 family protein, whose protein sequence is MRSLFIKISGIALFATFAFQCGKGGAVSQAASAEVYKKVADAYCSQMERCKEPYLSSLEGAHRKEAALSFPDHAQCYSDFNYDVDKSEPIVLKKLSDNLKLDAELCIKSVERADCGSIVTYQIPECVEYNTFLETISSPSSTK, encoded by the coding sequence ATGCGCTCCCTTTTTATAAAAATTTCCGGAATCGCTCTGTTCGCAACCTTTGCGTTTCAGTGTGGGAAAGGGGGAGCTGTGTCTCAAGCGGCCTCTGCCGAAGTCTATAAGAAGGTTGCCGACGCGTATTGTTCCCAGATGGAACGGTGTAAGGAGCCGTATTTGTCTTCGTTGGAAGGCGCGCATCGAAAGGAAGCCGCTTTGAGCTTTCCGGACCACGCGCAGTGTTACAGCGATTTCAATTACGACGTCGATAAATCGGAACCGATCGTGCTTAAAAAATTAAGCGACAATCTTAAATTGGACGCTGAGCTCTGTATCAAAAGTGTGGAGAGAGCGGATTGTGGTTCGATCGTTACGTATCAAATCCCGGAATGTGTGGAATACAATACGTTTCTCGAAACAATCTCTTCTCCTTCCTCTACGAAATAA
- a CDS encoding GNAT family N-acetyltransferase translates to MEYRLITFAQAFAEGFTDQDVDLDVWPFFLNQDPIGKEYYHFIVKEFSALHCVALTNDRRVAGTGKILPFYWNEKNGTLPKGWGATILQGVADHKEGKRYNAASAWSIEILPEFRGSGLSHRILSMLKENARSRNILHLFACVRPNQKEKFPFLSMKEYLERKREDGLSEDPWIRVHEKAGGKQIGIEETSMYIQGTVAEWEEWTNLKFPESGAYVIPGGLVPVLIDRDADLGEYVEPNVWFHHRTNTPNND, encoded by the coding sequence ATGGAATATAGACTGATCACATTCGCTCAAGCGTTCGCCGAGGGTTTTACCGACCAGGACGTGGATCTGGATGTCTGGCCTTTTTTCCTAAATCAGGATCCGATTGGAAAAGAATATTATCATTTTATTGTAAAGGAATTCTCCGCTCTTCACTGTGTCGCGCTCACGAACGATCGAAGAGTCGCGGGAACCGGAAAAATTCTTCCTTTTTACTGGAATGAGAAGAATGGAACTCTCCCGAAAGGTTGGGGCGCTACGATTCTGCAAGGCGTTGCCGATCACAAGGAAGGAAAACGATACAACGCGGCGAGCGCATGGTCGATCGAAATTCTTCCCGAATTCAGGGGATCCGGCTTATCGCATCGGATTCTTTCTATGCTTAAGGAAAATGCGCGATCTCGGAACATTCTTCATTTGTTTGCCTGCGTCAGACCGAATCAAAAAGAAAAATTTCCCTTCTTATCGATGAAAGAATATTTAGAGAGAAAAAGAGAGGACGGTCTTTCGGAAGATCCTTGGATTCGCGTTCATGAAAAGGCCGGAGGAAAACAAATCGGCATCGAAGAAACTTCTATGTACATCCAAGGAACGGTGGCGGAATGGGAAGAATGGACCAACCTGAAGTTCCCAGAATCGGGCGCGTATGTGATCCCGGGAGGTCTCGTCCCGGTCCTCATAGACCGAGACGCCGACTTAGGAGAATATGTGGAACCGAACGTTTGGTTCCATCATAGGACGAACACGCCAAATAACGATTAG